One window of Nocardia nova SH22a genomic DNA carries:
- a CDS encoding GuaB3 family IMP dehydrogenase-related protein yields MRDMVEIGMGRTARRTYELDDVDIVPSRRTRSSKQVSLSWQLDAYRFDIPLVAHPTDALVSPEFAIELGRLGGLGVINGEGLWARHADVGARIEQLVEVAEHKGSEAAVELLQELHAAPMQPDLLAAAVAQVRAAGVTVAVRVSPQNARNLTPSLVQAGVDLLVVHGTIISAEHVGGANPAAADDESSVEPLNLKTFIAELDVPVVAGGVSDHRTALHLMRTGAAGVIVGYGSMPGSTTTGEVLGIGVPMATAIADAAAARRDYLDETGGRYVHVIADGDIVSSGQLAKAIACGADAAMLGVPLALAHQAPGRGWYWPSAAAHPSVPRGAMLQFAEPEERPTLETVLYGPSSDPWGSVNLVGGLRRSMAKAGYCDLKEFQKVGLSVRA; encoded by the coding sequence GTGCGGGACATGGTCGAGATCGGGATGGGTCGCACCGCCCGGCGTACCTATGAGCTGGACGATGTCGACATCGTCCCGTCGCGTCGCACCCGCTCGTCGAAGCAGGTGTCGCTGTCCTGGCAGCTCGACGCCTACCGCTTCGACATCCCCCTCGTCGCCCATCCGACCGATGCGCTGGTGTCCCCGGAATTCGCGATCGAACTGGGCCGTCTCGGCGGTCTCGGCGTCATCAACGGTGAGGGGCTGTGGGCCCGGCACGCCGATGTGGGCGCGCGGATCGAGCAGCTCGTCGAGGTCGCCGAGCACAAGGGCTCCGAGGCCGCGGTCGAACTGCTGCAGGAACTGCACGCCGCGCCGATGCAGCCGGATCTGCTGGCCGCCGCCGTCGCCCAGGTGCGCGCCGCCGGGGTCACGGTCGCCGTGCGGGTGAGCCCGCAGAACGCCCGGAACCTGACCCCGAGCCTGGTGCAGGCCGGGGTGGACCTGCTGGTGGTGCACGGCACCATCATCTCCGCCGAACATGTCGGTGGCGCGAACCCGGCGGCGGCCGACGACGAGAGTTCGGTCGAGCCGCTGAACCTCAAGACCTTCATCGCCGAACTGGATGTGCCGGTGGTGGCCGGTGGCGTCAGCGATCATCGCACCGCGCTGCATCTGATGCGCACCGGCGCGGCCGGTGTGATCGTCGGCTACGGCTCGATGCCCGGATCCACCACGACCGGTGAGGTACTCGGCATCGGGGTGCCGATGGCCACCGCGATCGCCGACGCCGCCGCCGCGCGCCGCGACTACCTGGACGAGACCGGCGGCCGCTACGTCCACGTGATCGCCGACGGCGATATCGTCAGCTCCGGTCAGCTGGCCAAGGCCATCGCCTGCGGCGCCGATGCCGCGATGCTGGGCGTTCCGCTGGCGCTGGCGCATCAGGCGCCGGGGCGGGGCTGGTACTGGCCGTCGGCGGCCGCGCATCCGTCGGTGCCGCGGGGCGCGATGCTGCAGTTCGCCGAGCCGGAGGAGCGGCCGACCCTCGAGACAGTGCTCTACGGTCCGTCGAGCGATCCGTGGGGTTCGGTCAATCTCGTTGGCGGCCTGCGTCGTTCGATGGCCAAGGCCGGATACTGCGATCTCAAGGAATTCCAGAAGGTCGGCCTGAGCGTACGCGCCTGA
- a CDS encoding ATP-binding protein, translating into MYPSMPAFDARSGFDGRAGVEPRPVPDGLGGGPVAPQPRLLRRSGGRVVGGVAGGLADHLGVDVFKVRMAFVLLSALMGAGIVAYGMLWIFTSSGADGPPPTASERRQAVGLVLLGLALSVSMAWLFNGTAARVVAPIIVVAIGAALVWREFDAEGPRSILGLPARPTVLTWTRILAGATLIVVGLGVVVLARINLSSLGSALIAVAVTLIGVGLLTVPLWLRMMRALNAERSARIRNEEREEIASHLHDSVLQTLALIQRQADDPQEVARLARSQERELRKWLFEDSVPAQSSLAAALRTIAGEVEDQYSVQVTPVIVGDVSMDLGDTGIGLPREHFTALLGATREALVNAAKHAGVPTIDVFAEVEPHQVSIFVRDRGAGFDPAEVPADRQGLAKSIHARIERRGGTVEVQTAPGRGTEVRIMMPRTDSEGQGDECAGDVAGPDAADVVTGASSLDDTDVARSGGAGVGG; encoded by the coding sequence ATGTACCCCTCCATGCCCGCATTCGACGCGCGTTCGGGGTTCGATGGCCGCGCGGGGGTCGAACCGCGTCCGGTTCCGGACGGCCTCGGTGGCGGGCCGGTGGCGCCGCAACCGCGGCTGCTGCGGCGCTCCGGTGGCCGGGTCGTCGGCGGGGTCGCCGGTGGTCTGGCCGACCATCTCGGGGTCGACGTCTTCAAGGTCCGGATGGCGTTCGTCCTGCTCTCGGCGCTGATGGGCGCGGGCATCGTCGCCTACGGGATGTTGTGGATCTTCACCTCGTCCGGTGCGGACGGTCCGCCGCCCACGGCGTCGGAGCGGCGGCAGGCGGTGGGGCTGGTCCTGCTCGGGCTGGCGTTGTCGGTATCGATGGCGTGGTTGTTCAACGGCACCGCGGCGCGGGTGGTGGCGCCGATCATCGTGGTCGCCATCGGTGCGGCGCTGGTGTGGCGCGAATTCGACGCCGAGGGCCCGCGGTCCATCCTGGGCCTGCCGGCCCGCCCGACCGTGCTCACCTGGACGCGCATCCTGGCCGGGGCGACGCTGATCGTGGTGGGGCTGGGTGTGGTGGTGCTCGCCCGCATCAACCTGAGCTCGCTGGGGTCGGCGCTGATCGCGGTCGCGGTCACCCTGATCGGCGTGGGCCTGCTGACGGTGCCGCTGTGGTTGCGGATGATGCGCGCCCTCAACGCCGAGCGCTCCGCCCGCATCCGCAACGAGGAACGCGAGGAGATCGCCTCCCATCTGCACGACTCGGTCCTGCAGACGCTGGCACTGATCCAGCGCCAGGCCGACGATCCGCAGGAGGTGGCGCGGCTGGCCCGCAGCCAGGAACGGGAACTGCGGAAATGGCTGTTCGAGGATTCGGTGCCCGCGCAGTCGAGTCTGGCCGCCGCACTGCGCACCATCGCCGGTGAGGTCGAGGACCAATACAGCGTCCAGGTCACGCCGGTGATCGTCGGCGATGTGTCGATGGATCTCGGTGATACCGGAATCGGTTTGCCGCGAGAGCATTTCACCGCACTGCTGGGGGCCACCCGGGAGGCGCTGGTCAATGCCGCCAAACATGCCGGTGTGCCGACCATCGACGTGTTCGCCGAGGTGGAACCGCATCAGGTGAGTATCTTCGTGCGCGATCGTGGCGCGGGATTCGATCCCGCCGAGGTGCCTGCCGATCGGCAGGGGCTGGCGAAGTCCATTCATGCGCGGATCGAGCGCCGGGGTGGCACGGTCGAGGTGCAGACCGCACCGGGACGGGGTACCGAGGTGCGAATCATGATGCCCCGCACCGATTCCGAGGGGCAGGGGGACGAGTGCGCGGGGGACGTTGCGGGGCCCGATGCCGCGGATGTCGTCACGGGCGCTTCGAGCCTTGATGACACGGATGTGGCACGCTCCGGGGGCGCGGGCGTGGGTGGTTGA
- a CDS encoding MspA family porin encodes MTARGRWCAAAGTGVVVALLSGAVANADTQVDLPDGHQTLTTAPGVPVDLSRTGEHAVVSPSLAANGLSRTASMSATVYAKVPGATKGTLVTGYLVGCQVDLSGGLSLGGDAYISPDGVSPELAPSINLVPGGVAVVRFDTKTLDPGAGAVGVTYQDRAVQVEGCAGYAQARAFTTLTVSNDRGTAEVTLYGRPFGIG; translated from the coding sequence ATGACTGCGCGCGGCCGGTGGTGTGCTGCCGCCGGAACAGGGGTGGTGGTCGCGCTGCTCAGCGGCGCTGTGGCGAATGCGGATACTCAGGTCGACCTGCCGGACGGACATCAGACGCTGACCACCGCACCGGGTGTTCCGGTGGATCTGAGCCGTACCGGTGAACATGCGGTCGTCTCGCCCTCGCTGGCCGCCAACGGCCTGTCGCGCACGGCGAGTATGTCGGCCACCGTGTACGCGAAGGTTCCGGGCGCCACCAAGGGCACGCTGGTCACCGGCTATCTGGTCGGCTGCCAGGTGGATCTGTCCGGTGGGCTCTCGCTCGGCGGTGACGCGTACATCAGTCCGGACGGAGTCTCGCCGGAACTGGCGCCGAGCATCAATCTGGTTCCCGGTGGTGTCGCGGTGGTCCGATTCGACACCAAGACACTGGACCCCGGCGCCGGGGCCGTGGGCGTGACCTATCAGGACCGTGCGGTGCAGGTGGAAGGCTGCGCGGGATACGCCCAGGCGCGCGCGTTCACCACGTTGACCGTGAGCAATGATCGCGGAACGGCCGAGGTGACGTTGTACGGCCGGCCGTTCGGCATCGGGTAG
- a CDS encoding PspC domain-containing protein has translation MTTASGGAGGTSRTGFSEQLHHLWRTRPLRLPRQSPVAGVASGFGRRYGVDPVLIRVAFVVSTIFGGAGIVLYLAAWLLLPAAGDPASPAEGLINRGTSSQSSTKTIVLIVALAIAVTTMGPVGVGLGGSGVISFALMVAGWWLLYMRQPEPPIDDMYPPAPEGGIAATGYPGASFPGGSPWSGTQPWSGSQYGPFTTLPDHYEPDPAASGGVSSATEPIVTRPDAAASDTDLNAEAGEHNTATTAESGTGGVSPATEPIATRPGTAASDTDANTEAGEHDTATGGASGTGAISADNTAGTSADATRAESTAAGHAADEGGWYDADDHPTVALTRPLAIGSEPEAIEATPETATDTTPDTTGYDHDGGTGGPATRTTPTSPGPSTSRRTPDPATFTPTPGGWDPLGVAPMAWDLPTTTPPQRPVAVLPAQRPRSRLTPVVIGLAVLAAAAAGALAAAGADWMTPARIGAVALAVVGLGLIVGAFLRRGYGLMVVLAPLAGFVVLAALVGPVEFDRGAMGEHVWTPASATDLASDYKITMGSGTLDLRQLPLTEDRTVHVRVQMGDFRVLVPESMRLHTTCSANMGDVTCPQGLTGPKDGPVLTLDVDVHAGNAEVKHG, from the coding sequence ATGACCACAGCGAGCGGCGGGGCCGGCGGCACGAGCCGGACCGGATTCAGCGAACAGCTCCACCACCTGTGGCGGACGCGTCCCCTGCGACTGCCCCGGCAGAGCCCGGTCGCCGGAGTGGCGTCCGGATTCGGCCGTCGCTACGGCGTGGACCCGGTACTGATCCGGGTCGCGTTCGTGGTGTCGACGATCTTCGGTGGTGCGGGCATCGTGTTGTACCTGGCGGCCTGGTTGCTGCTGCCCGCGGCGGGTGATCCGGCATCGCCCGCGGAGGGGCTGATCAACCGCGGGACCAGTTCCCAGTCGTCCACCAAGACCATCGTGCTGATCGTCGCGCTGGCGATCGCGGTCACCACGATGGGCCCGGTCGGGGTCGGTCTCGGCGGATCCGGAGTGATCAGCTTCGCGCTGATGGTCGCCGGATGGTGGCTGCTGTACATGCGGCAGCCGGAGCCACCGATCGACGACATGTATCCACCGGCGCCCGAGGGCGGAATCGCCGCCACCGGATATCCCGGAGCGAGCTTCCCCGGCGGATCACCGTGGAGCGGTACGCAGCCCTGGAGCGGCAGCCAGTACGGCCCGTTCACCACCCTCCCCGATCACTACGAGCCGGATCCCGCTGCGAGCGGCGGGGTTTCATCCGCAACCGAGCCCATCGTCACCCGGCCCGATGCGGCGGCATCCGATACGGACCTGAACGCCGAAGCGGGCGAGCACAATACGGCCACCACCGCAGAATCGGGCACCGGCGGGGTTTCCCCGGCGACCGAACCGATCGCCACCCGACCCGGCACAGCGGCATCCGATACCGACGCGAACACCGAAGCGGGCGAGCACGATACGGCCACCGGCGGAGCATCAGGCACCGGCGCGATCTCAGCGGACAACACAGCCGGAACCTCGGCGGATGCCACCCGAGCCGAATCCACCGCAGCCGGGCACGCGGCGGACGAGGGTGGCTGGTACGACGCCGACGACCACCCCACCGTTGCGCTCACTCGCCCACTTGCCATCGGGTCCGAACCCGAGGCCATCGAAGCGACACCGGAGACCGCCACCGACACGACACCGGACACGACCGGCTACGACCACGACGGCGGCACCGGCGGACCGGCTACCCGGACCACCCCTACCTCCCCCGGCCCGTCCACCTCGCGCCGCACTCCGGACCCGGCGACCTTCACCCCCACCCCCGGCGGCTGGGACCCGCTCGGCGTGGCGCCGATGGCATGGGATCTGCCCACCACCACACCCCCGCAGCGCCCGGTCGCGGTCCTGCCCGCCCAGCGGCCCCGGTCGCGGCTCACGCCCGTGGTGATCGGCCTGGCCGTCCTGGCCGCGGCCGCTGCGGGAGCGCTCGCCGCGGCCGGTGCGGACTGGATGACCCCGGCCCGGATCGGGGCGGTGGCACTGGCGGTGGTCGGTCTCGGACTGATCGTCGGCGCTTTCCTGCGGCGCGGATACGGGCTGATGGTGGTGTTGGCTCCGCTGGCCGGATTCGTCGTCCTCGCCGCACTGGTCGGACCGGTCGAATTCGATCGCGGTGCGATGGGCGAGCACGTCTGGACCCCGGCCAGTGCCACCGATCTGGCGTCGGATTACAAGATCACGATGGGTTCGGGCACCCTGGACCTGCGTCAACTCCCCCTCACCGAGGACCGCACGGTACATGTGCGGGTGCAGATGGGCGATTTCCGGGTGCTGGTTCCCGAGTCCATGCGCCTGCACACCACCTGCAGCGCGAATATGGGCGATGTGACCTGCCCACAGGGCCTCACCGGGCCGAAAGACGGTCCGGTGCTGACCCTCGACGTCGATGTCCACGCCGGAAACGCGGAGGTGAAACATGGCTGA
- a CDS encoding alpha/beta fold hydrolase → MPFAHAIDAEIHYEDTGGRGPVVLLGHEFFMDRTMFASQAAALSPEFRIVTWDARGHGRTRDEGLPFTYWTAARDALTVLDQLGVERAVVGGTSQGGFSALRTALLAPERVAALILIATEAQSPTRQEIETSRRFLDHWWEPNIRQALAEHLAHWLIGEDDWHRAVWTRQWLARDPRELEAAAGCLLTRDSILDRLGEITCPALVIHPTRSGVPRAHALDMAQRLAKSRFLEIEGARQAVNMTHPAQVNAVIREFLRGDVLTRIN, encoded by the coding sequence GTGCCATTCGCCCATGCGATCGATGCCGAGATCCACTACGAGGACACGGGCGGTCGAGGGCCGGTGGTGTTACTGGGCCACGAATTCTTCATGGACCGAACGATGTTCGCCTCGCAGGCCGCCGCGCTCTCACCGGAATTCCGCATCGTCACCTGGGACGCCCGCGGCCACGGCCGCACCCGCGACGAGGGGCTGCCGTTCACCTACTGGACCGCCGCCCGTGACGCGTTGACCGTCCTGGATCAGCTGGGCGTCGAACGTGCCGTGGTCGGCGGCACCTCCCAGGGCGGATTCAGCGCGTTACGCACGGCCCTGCTGGCCCCCGAGCGGGTGGCCGCGCTGATCCTGATCGCCACCGAGGCGCAGAGCCCGACCCGGCAGGAGATCGAGACCTCACGCCGATTCCTGGATCACTGGTGGGAACCGAATATCCGGCAGGCACTGGCAGAACACTTGGCGCACTGGCTGATCGGCGAGGACGACTGGCATCGGGCGGTGTGGACCAGGCAGTGGCTGGCGCGCGATCCGCGCGAACTCGAGGCCGCCGCCGGATGTCTGCTGACCCGGGACTCGATCCTGGACCGGTTGGGCGAGATCACCTGTCCCGCGCTGGTCATCCATCCGACCCGGTCGGGCGTCCCCCGCGCCCACGCACTCGATATGGCGCAGCGGCTGGCCAAATCGCGATTCCTCGAAATCGAGGGCGCCCGGCAGGCCGTCAATATGACCCACCCCGCGCAGGTCAATGCCGTCATCCGGGAATTCCTGCGCGGGGATGTGCTGACCCGGATCAACTGA
- a CDS encoding MspA family porin, whose product MRGSLAIIAGMVVPVVLLAGTAHADNHVTLPDGHGVAHAPDGVSVDVGRTGEQATVSNSMADSPLSRTAWVSGVTTVHVDAPSGVTVTGGHIETGYLVGCQVDLGSAVHAAPSGDTQQTSPQPPGNGGAPGNPAGGNPGGDNQDGDNQGSGGGGDGGGLSVGNYDLGAGLNGSGVTPFADPDASIRLKPGKAATKKIQTYDFTGTDGVAQFVDHTISIDGCAGAAQARSYITITVHDKVMDSTITLWGRPFDLG is encoded by the coding sequence ATGCGAGGTTCACTCGCGATCATCGCCGGGATGGTGGTGCCCGTGGTACTGCTGGCCGGTACGGCACATGCCGACAACCACGTGACGCTGCCCGACGGGCACGGCGTCGCCCACGCACCCGACGGTGTGTCCGTCGACGTCGGTCGTACCGGTGAGCAGGCCACGGTATCGAACTCGATGGCCGACAGTCCGCTGTCTCGTACCGCATGGGTCTCGGGCGTCACCACGGTGCACGTGGACGCGCCGAGCGGAGTGACGGTCACCGGCGGACATATCGAAACGGGCTATCTGGTGGGCTGCCAGGTGGACCTCGGCAGTGCCGTCCATGCCGCCCCGTCCGGTGACACCCAGCAGACGAGCCCGCAGCCGCCCGGAAACGGCGGGGCACCCGGCAATCCCGCGGGTGGCAACCCGGGCGGCGACAATCAGGACGGCGACAACCAGGGCAGTGGCGGTGGTGGCGACGGTGGTGGCCTTTCCGTCGGGAATTACGACCTCGGCGCCGGTCTGAACGGTTCGGGCGTGACCCCGTTCGCCGATCCGGACGCGTCGATCCGGCTGAAGCCGGGCAAGGCCGCCACCAAGAAGATCCAGACCTACGATTTCACCGGCACCGACGGTGTGGCGCAGTTCGTGGACCACACCATCTCGATCGACGGTTGTGCCGGCGCCGCCCAGGCGCGCTCCTACATCACGATCACGGTGCACGACAAGGTCATGGACAGCACCATCACGCTGTGGGGCCGGCCGTTCGATCTGGGGTGA
- a CDS encoding response regulator, which produces MGRAEVRRTVGIRVFLVDDHAVFRSGVRAELSRENDMDVVGEAGSVAEAVAGIGSAKPDVVLLDVHMPDGGGVAVLQGIDDRGPGDAPVCLALSVSDAAEDVIAVIRAGARGYVTKTISGSELAEGIRRVAGGDAVFSPRLAGFVLDSFTGRSPAPEPPLDPELDSLTPRELEVLRLLARGYTYREIAESLFISVKTVETHASNVLRKTQQSNRNALTRWAHRRRID; this is translated from the coding sequence ATGGGCCGGGCCGAGGTGAGGAGAACTGTGGGTATCCGGGTCTTTCTGGTCGACGACCACGCCGTGTTCCGGTCGGGTGTGCGGGCCGAGCTGAGCCGCGAGAACGATATGGACGTGGTCGGGGAGGCGGGCTCCGTGGCCGAGGCCGTGGCGGGGATCGGCTCGGCGAAGCCCGATGTGGTGCTGCTGGATGTGCATATGCCCGACGGTGGCGGGGTGGCGGTGCTGCAAGGGATCGACGATCGCGGTCCGGGGGACGCGCCGGTGTGCCTGGCGCTGAGCGTCTCCGATGCCGCCGAGGATGTGATCGCGGTGATTCGCGCGGGTGCGCGCGGCTACGTCACCAAGACCATCTCGGGTTCCGAACTGGCCGAAGGGATTCGGCGGGTCGCCGGTGGTGACGCGGTGTTCAGTCCGCGGCTGGCCGGATTCGTCCTGGACTCGTTCACCGGGCGCTCCCCGGCCCCGGAACCGCCACTGGACCCCGAACTGGATTCGCTCACCCCGCGCGAACTCGAGGTGTTGCGACTGCTGGCCCGCGGCTACACGTACCGCGAAATCGCCGAATCCCTCTTCATTTCCGTGAAAACCGTCGAAACGCACGCCTCGAATGTGCTGCGCAAAACCCAGCAGTCCAATCGCAACGCCTTGACCCGGTGGGCGCATCGCCGCCGGATCGACTGA
- a CDS encoding serine/threonine-protein kinase — MTERARPIVGPDYLVAGRYRLQSKLGGGGMGAVWLATDRLLNREVAIKQVLTTAGLSEAEATEVRDRIVHEGRVAAKLSHEHAIAVYDVVLEAGEPWLVMEYLPSRSVAKALALADTLPPVEVAQIGAQVADALATAHAAGIVHRDIKPGNILVADRGAEVGMAKLSDFGISSAGEAFDEPEDVITGTPSYLPPEVARGAKPGPASDVFSLGATLYTAIEGQPPYGFDDDNEVIVTRAAMAQVIPPTRSGPLTQVLLHMMEPAPQRRPTMAEAREEILTAAFGPGTAPYILGAPIRTDDGTIPAWAARNSAAGLRSPHSAPLPRPPRVAAPGAVAPQQKLGRSKLVDIDFTKFGPNAAPLAIAVGLLIGLLILIVILVAAM; from the coding sequence GTGACCGAACGCGCTCGCCCCATCGTCGGCCCCGACTATCTCGTCGCGGGCCGGTACCGCCTGCAGTCCAAACTCGGCGGCGGAGGTATGGGCGCGGTATGGCTCGCCACCGACCGGTTGCTCAATCGCGAAGTCGCCATCAAACAGGTGCTCACCACCGCCGGGCTGAGCGAGGCCGAGGCGACGGAGGTCCGCGATCGGATCGTGCACGAGGGCCGGGTCGCGGCCAAACTGTCGCACGAGCACGCCATCGCCGTCTACGACGTCGTACTCGAGGCCGGTGAGCCGTGGCTGGTGATGGAATATCTGCCCTCCCGCAGCGTCGCCAAGGCGCTGGCGCTGGCCGACACCCTGCCGCCGGTCGAGGTCGCGCAGATCGGCGCGCAGGTGGCCGACGCGCTGGCGACGGCCCATGCCGCCGGGATCGTGCACCGCGATATCAAACCGGGCAATATCCTCGTCGCCGATCGCGGCGCCGAGGTGGGGATGGCCAAACTCAGCGACTTCGGTATCTCCAGCGCCGGTGAGGCCTTCGACGAGCCGGAGGACGTGATCACCGGCACCCCGTCCTATCTGCCGCCGGAGGTCGCGCGCGGGGCCAAGCCCGGCCCGGCCAGTGACGTATTCTCGCTCGGCGCAACGCTGTACACCGCGATCGAGGGCCAGCCGCCGTACGGATTCGACGACGACAACGAGGTGATCGTCACCCGCGCAGCCATGGCGCAGGTCATCCCGCCCACCCGCAGCGGACCGCTCACCCAGGTACTGCTGCACATGATGGAACCGGCGCCGCAGCGTCGCCCCACCATGGCCGAGGCGCGCGAGGAAATCCTCACCGCCGCATTCGGTCCCGGCACCGCGCCCTATATTCTCGGCGCCCCGATCCGCACCGACGACGGCACCATCCCGGCATGGGCGGCCCGCAATTCCGCTGCCGGACTGCGCAGCCCGCATTCCGCGCCGCTGCCCCGCCCGCCGCGGGTGGCCGCACCGGGAGCCGTTGCGCCACAGCAGAAATTGGGCCGGTCGAAGCTGGTCGACATCGACTTCACCAAATTCGGGCCGAACGCGGCGCCGCTCGCGATCGCGGTCGGACTGCTGATCGGACTGCTCATCCTGATCGTGATCCTCGTCGCCGCGATGTGA
- the guaA gene encoding glutamine-hydrolyzing GMP synthase has product MRVAETQRPVLVVDFGAQYAQLIARRVRESSVYSEVVPHSTTVEEIAERRPLAVILSGGPASVYAEGAPRLDPRLFDLGVPVFGICYGFQAMAQALGGTVAHTGTREYGRTELNIDGGVLHGGLPTVQPVWMSHGDAVTDAPAGFEVTGTTAGAPVASFEDRERRLAGVQYHPEVLHSPHGQQVLSRFLHDIAGIPSTWTPANIADALVEQVRAQIGDGHAICGLSGGVDSAVAAALVQRAIGDRLTCVFVDHGLLRAGEREQVQRDFVAATGAKLVTVDAVEKFVGELKGVTDPEEKRKIIGREFIRSFEDAVAEVVKATGSDGSAPAVEFLVQGTLYPDVVESGGGSGTANIKSHHNVGGLPEDLEFQLVEPLRLLFKDEVRAVGREVGLPEEIVARQPFPGPGLAIRIVGEVTPDRLATLRQADAIAREELTAAGLDAQIWQCPVVLLADVRSVGVQGDGRTYGHPIVLRPVSSEDAMTADWTRLPYETLERISTRITNEVAEINRVVLDVTSKPPGTIEWE; this is encoded by the coding sequence GTGCGGGTGGCAGAAACCCAGCGACCTGTTCTCGTCGTCGACTTCGGTGCGCAGTACGCGCAGTTGATCGCCCGGCGCGTGCGTGAATCCAGTGTCTACTCCGAGGTGGTACCGCACAGCACCACCGTGGAGGAGATCGCGGAGCGCCGGCCGCTCGCGGTGATCCTGTCCGGCGGTCCGGCCAGTGTGTACGCCGAGGGCGCGCCGCGGCTGGACCCGCGCCTGTTCGATCTCGGCGTTCCGGTCTTCGGCATCTGCTACGGATTCCAGGCGATGGCCCAGGCCCTGGGTGGCACGGTCGCCCACACCGGCACCCGCGAATACGGTCGCACCGAGCTGAACATCGACGGCGGCGTGCTGCACGGCGGCCTGCCGACCGTGCAGCCGGTCTGGATGAGCCACGGTGACGCGGTCACCGACGCTCCCGCCGGATTCGAGGTCACCGGCACCACGGCCGGTGCACCGGTCGCGTCGTTCGAGGACCGGGAGCGGCGGCTGGCGGGTGTGCAGTACCACCCGGAGGTGCTGCATTCGCCGCACGGGCAGCAGGTGCTGAGCCGGTTCCTGCACGATATCGCCGGAATTCCCTCGACCTGGACGCCCGCCAACATCGCAGATGCGCTGGTGGAGCAGGTGCGCGCGCAGATCGGTGACGGGCACGCGATCTGCGGTCTGTCCGGTGGCGTCGATTCCGCGGTGGCGGCCGCGCTCGTGCAGCGGGCCATCGGTGACCGGCTGACCTGTGTCTTCGTCGATCACGGTCTGTTGCGGGCCGGTGAGCGCGAACAGGTGCAGCGGGATTTCGTGGCCGCGACCGGCGCCAAGCTGGTGACCGTCGACGCGGTCGAGAAATTCGTGGGTGAGCTGAAGGGCGTCACCGATCCGGAGGAGAAGCGCAAGATCATCGGCCGGGAGTTCATCCGCTCCTTCGAGGACGCGGTGGCCGAGGTCGTGAAGGCCACGGGCTCCGACGGGTCCGCCCCCGCCGTCGAGTTCCTGGTCCAGGGCACGCTGTATCCGGATGTGGTGGAGTCCGGCGGCGGTTCGGGAACCGCCAACATCAAGAGCCACCACAATGTCGGCGGGCTGCCGGAGGATCTGGAATTCCAGCTGGTCGAGCCGCTGCGGTTGCTGTTCAAGGACGAGGTTCGCGCGGTCGGCCGCGAGGTCGGGCTGCCCGAGGAAATCGTTGCGCGCCAGCCCTTCCCGGGGCCGGGGCTGGCGATTCGGATCGTCGGCGAGGTCACCCCGGATCGGCTGGCCACCCTGCGGCAGGCCGATGCCATCGCGCGTGAGGAGCTGACCGCGGCCGGACTGGACGCACAGATCTGGCAGTGCCCGGTGGTCCTGCTCGCCGATGTGCGCAGTGTGGGCGTGCAGGGCGATGGCCGTACCTACGGACATCCGATCGTGCTGCGGCCGGTGTCGAGTGAGGACGCGATGACCGCCGACTGGACGCGGCTGCCGTACGAGACGCTGGAGCGGATCTCGACCCGGATCACCAACGAGGTCGCCGAGATCAACCGGGTGGTGCTGGATGTGACCAGTAAGCCGCCGGGCACCATCGAATGGGAGTGA